In Indioceanicola profundi, the following proteins share a genomic window:
- a CDS encoding xanthine dehydrogenase family protein molybdopterin-binding subunit has product MATNDAAAFTRRLFLAGGGGLSFLIAAGGLLKTSPAHAARPDAEPRQVNAWVSIAPDGIVTIKLGSAEMGQGVMTALPLILAEELDADWTKVRVEPVTHDPDGIYGNPKTGGVLYTAGSSSVEGYFPILRRAGATARRVLIHSAARHWQVAPSEVTTRPGFILHEASGRRLGFGDVASLPEIVTDVPPVTDAELKPRAGFRLIGRDVGRLDVPAKTRGAAEYTIDVRVPGMLYAALLRAPVEGEAVAALDDAAATAIPGVVRVMALADAVAVLAEQWEIALAARDALKVEWTTGSGFRKADSDADLARDIMAAQDPGRNGVAWSSRGEPDHILAGASRVVEADYATDHVYHAQMEPLAAVAHVDADGKGAEIWIGTQSQTVTLAVATQVLGTTPDRIRFHSMQMGGAFGRRTFFARDLLRDALILSREAGRPVKLIWTREDDVANGWFRPATAHRLRAALNPDGTIAAWHHRVACPSIFGYLAPDRLTRAEGRDLLIMEGSDIADYAVPNLLAEHINTERRARLGAWRGIGWGHNLFASECFVEELARRSGTNSLDYRRQLLAANARGLALLEAVAAMSNFGSPPEGRAHGLAYAGYKGTRGAGVAEISLDTDTGQIRVHRFFAAVDAGIAVQPRNMLAQIEGGIIYGLSGLLKERITIKNGEVQQSNFYDYEILRADEVPEIEIRIIDSDAPPTGAGEIGVPMTGAAVANAFLALTGHALRHMPFTPDRVMQALNA; this is encoded by the coding sequence ATGGCGACGAACGATGCAGCTGCCTTTACCCGCCGCCTGTTCCTCGCTGGCGGCGGCGGATTGAGCTTCCTGATCGCCGCGGGCGGGCTCCTGAAAACCTCGCCCGCGCATGCCGCTCGGCCTGATGCCGAGCCGCGGCAGGTCAATGCCTGGGTTTCCATCGCACCTGACGGCATTGTGACCATCAAGCTGGGTTCCGCCGAGATGGGCCAGGGGGTGATGACAGCCCTGCCCCTGATCCTGGCGGAGGAGCTGGACGCCGACTGGACGAAGGTGCGGGTCGAACCGGTGACCCACGATCCGGACGGCATCTATGGAAACCCGAAGACGGGCGGCGTGCTCTACACGGCCGGAAGCTCCTCCGTGGAGGGCTACTTCCCGATCCTGCGCCGGGCCGGCGCCACGGCGCGGCGCGTTCTGATCCACAGTGCGGCGCGTCACTGGCAGGTGGCCCCGTCCGAAGTCACGACCCGACCCGGCTTCATCCTCCATGAGGCCAGTGGGCGGCGGCTTGGGTTCGGCGATGTCGCGTCGCTGCCGGAGATCGTCACCGACGTGCCCCCTGTCACCGATGCCGAGCTGAAGCCGCGCGCCGGCTTCCGGCTGATCGGCCGCGATGTCGGGCGCCTCGACGTACCGGCGAAGACCCGGGGTGCCGCCGAATATACGATCGACGTCCGTGTCCCCGGCATGCTCTACGCCGCTCTCCTCCGGGCGCCAGTGGAAGGAGAAGCCGTGGCCGCCCTGGATGATGCGGCGGCGACAGCCATTCCCGGCGTGGTGCGCGTCATGGCATTGGCCGACGCGGTTGCCGTACTGGCGGAACAGTGGGAGATCGCACTCGCTGCGCGCGACGCGCTGAAGGTGGAATGGACGACCGGCTCCGGATTCCGCAAGGCCGACAGCGACGCCGATCTGGCGCGCGACATCATGGCGGCACAGGACCCTGGCCGGAACGGCGTGGCCTGGTCCTCCCGTGGGGAGCCGGATCACATCCTGGCCGGCGCGTCCCGCGTCGTGGAAGCGGACTACGCCACCGACCATGTCTATCACGCGCAGATGGAGCCCCTGGCGGCTGTCGCGCATGTGGATGCGGACGGAAAGGGAGCCGAGATCTGGATCGGCACCCAGAGCCAGACGGTGACGCTGGCTGTGGCCACTCAGGTGCTGGGCACCACCCCGGACCGCATTCGCTTCCACTCCATGCAGATGGGGGGCGCCTTCGGGCGGCGCACCTTCTTCGCCCGCGACCTGCTGCGCGACGCACTGATCCTCTCGCGTGAAGCGGGGCGTCCGGTCAAGCTGATCTGGACGCGGGAGGACGATGTGGCAAATGGGTGGTTCCGCCCGGCCACGGCGCACCGGCTGCGGGCAGCGCTGAACCCGGACGGCACGATCGCCGCATGGCATCACCGGGTCGCCTGCCCGTCCATCTTCGGCTATCTCGCTCCCGACCGGCTTACACGCGCCGAGGGCCGCGACCTGTTGATCATGGAAGGCAGCGATATCGCCGATTATGCCGTCCCCAACCTGCTGGCCGAGCACATCAATACGGAACGGCGGGCCCGCCTGGGGGCATGGCGCGGCATCGGCTGGGGGCACAACCTCTTCGCCTCCGAATGCTTTGTGGAGGAGCTGGCGCGGCGATCCGGAACCAATTCCCTGGACTACCGCCGTCAGCTCCTGGCGGCGAACGCCCGCGGATTGGCGTTGCTGGAGGCTGTGGCCGCCATGTCGAATTTCGGAAGCCCGCCGGAAGGCCGGGCGCACGGCCTTGCCTATGCCGGCTACAAGGGCACGCGCGGCGCTGGCGTGGCGGAGATCTCGCTGGACACGGATACGGGCCAGATCCGGGTCCACCGGTTCTTTGCGGCCGTGGATGCCGGCATCGCCGTCCAGCCCCGCAACATGCTGGCCCAGATCGAAGGCGGCATTATCTACGGTTTGTCCGGCCTGCTGAAGGAACGGATCACGATCAAGAACGGCGAGGTGCAGCAGAGCAACTTCTATGACTATGAGATCCTGCGGGCCGATGAGGTGCCGGAGATTGAAATCCGGATCATCGACAGCGACGCCCCGCCGACCGGAGCCGGGGAGATCGGCGTGCCGATGACAGGGGCAGCGGTCGCAAACGCCTTCCTCGCCCTGACGGGCCACGCCCTGCGCCATATGCCCTTCACGCCCGACCGGGTCATGCAGGCGCTCAACGCCTGA